The genomic DNA AGACAACATTTCATTAAAACAAATGAGTACTTGCCCTACAATGAAAACTATCAACTACTCAAAGACAGTGAACACTACCGTTACTTAAGTACCACTCAAGGTCAAATGGTCATTCGTAAAGTTGATGAAGCGATAAAGGGATTCTTTGGGTCTTTAAAGTCTAAGGTGAAACAAACCATTAGACTACCTA from Paracholeplasma morum includes the following:
- a CDS encoding helix-turn-helix domain-containing protein codes for the protein MSYKALKTRLTLNPNQHQFLLSLMRASRSLYNQALYNVRQHFIKTNEYLPYNENYQLLKDSEHYRYLSTTQGQMVIRKVDEAIKGFFGSLKSKVKQTIRLP